In Cyprinus carpio isolate SPL01 chromosome A5, ASM1834038v1, whole genome shotgun sequence, the sequence GGTCATAACTCGTAAGACATTGGAAATGCAATTGCAAATGGACTTTGTGTTTCCGTTTGCTATTTGGCAGACATGTTATATACACGGAAAAGAAAATGGAGACACAAATGCACGATCTGCAATTGCGTGTGGATTATGTCACAATGTATGCAATtccaaatacaatatacaattcCTTTTGAATATTGTCCTAAATGTCATTCCATAGGGCGTGTTTACGTTTTCTGGATGGCCAATCAAAGCGTTTTCACGAGTTTGCATGCTCCTTTCGCTCTGCTCAGAGCTGTGAAATGATACGAGCGGAAGGACAAGCCCGTCGTCATGTGATTCGTCTAAATGCGTGAGCCTGACAGATCAATACACACGCTGAAAAGGATGGCAGACACCGGCAAGACCGAAAAATTCCAGCTGCACGTTCCAGAACTCGCGGAATTATGTCAGGGTAATGgtgcattttgttttgaaaacaaagGGTATAGCATGTAGCATGACTATTTTCTTTCATTGTAGCGTTACTTGAGAAATCCAAGTGACGTATGATATAAGTCCGAacttcaaactggctgttttaaacagttttgatttttttcgAACGATTCTTTAcccttatttgtttgtttgtatttaggCTGATGCAGACTGCAAACACCAACCATTgcaacattaaagttttttttcttgctaattaaatgttttacacaaagaaatgaataaaatgcaaatggttaaaattattaaaatgaaataattaaaattatgtaaacttTTTACCTACAAcagaaaattaatgcattaatgcgtTCAGTCCTAGATGTATAACTGTTAGTCCATTTGTACTGCAGCGAgctaaacatgaacaaaaatttaCTGTGTGCACTTTTAAGTTATCCTTGCAATAATAATGTCCTTACAAATATTTTACTAAGGAATTGGTTGCAGCTGGGCACACATTTCTTCATAATTGTAactatttgtgtatgtgtatttgtgttacAGTGCTGCAATCAGGACTGAATAAGAATTTTTCTGATGTAAAAGTGTCTGTAACTGACTGTCCAGATCTTACACAAGAGCCTTTTGGGTTTCCTGTCAAGGGTGAGTACAAATGTTTTTCCATGTGTCAAAGTATTACAGGCTCTTTGAACAGCCCTTGTTACTCTTTTATTAGGTCTGTGTGGCAAACCTCGTATCACTGATGTGGGAGGTGTACCATATCTGATTCCTTTGGCCCAACCGAACAAGGTGCGTTAATCAACTGTAAATATGACTGtcataaaaaacacaattgtACCCTAACCGATGCAAACTTTCCCCTGTAAGCAGAGGTGGACCGTAacaaagtacatttacttgagtgtTTACTTTATGCATACTTGAGTATGCAATTAgagagcatttttgaaaatttttatttgatgtcaaataaatcttgctgttttgcttttttgttaaagCAGTGTTGCTGTTGTAAAGTTATATAGCTACAGTTGTATTGCTGGGTTCCCTTTCGAACTCTCCCGTTGCGTCACTGATGCTtttggggaaactcctgtttactctgataatgaagcctgatttgttcacgtccGTGTAGCTCCATGAACCAATGGCACTTCAACCCGCCAAAAGGGGAGGAGCCAACCTCTAAATAAGTTGGCTCTAAGCGCCATTTCCTCAGAATTTTTCTACTTCAGTGATGAAGATAATCTTCTCGCTGTCTCTGCAAGCAAGAAGTCGAAGAAGGAAGAAGCTCAGCCTGCTGCCTGCCACTGTAGAAGGAGCCCCCTGCAGCGGAAGAAGCCAGAAGCCTTCCCAAGTGGCTATCTGGCATTCTAAGAGCAAATTTCTGAACAATTTCCTGCGATGTGTGCGTCGCCTGTCTGGGCAATGCCCAAATAGAGGCTGTGCTCACTAGGACGGCATGCACTCACTGTGAGAGCATGGGTCTCATCCTTCTCTACTATCGCCTTCTTTAATGAGGAATTAATCCTTCATTAAATCCTTCTACATCCATCCCTCTACACTGATGACGCTTAAGAAAGTGGTTATAGCAAGCTCCCCCCTCTGGAAGAGGCGGTCGCACATCTGTGCCCACCATCAGCCCTGGGATTGAAAGCCCATGCAGCAAATCCATCAAAAACCTGCAGGACTACGTCAGCCCTAGCAAACAGGGCTTACTCAGCGGCTTGCCAAGCTGGCTCAGCGCTTCACACGATGGCGGTGCTTCAAGTGTTCCAGCCCAAACTTCTCCGCACCATGGTCGACTCCAGCTAGGGTTCTGATGCCTTTAGAGAGCTGCACATAGTGGCTGACCTGGCTCTGCACGCCACTAAGGCCACCACGCAGGCGATCGGCAAGGCCATGGCAAATTAGGTATTGCTGGAGCACCACCTTTGGCTGAATTTAACGTATATCAGGGATGATGACAAAGACTCCTTCCTAGACTCGCCAGTCTCTCATAAGAGACTGTTTGGCCCTGTTGTGGATGGGTTTGCAGAGTGATTTACAGAGGCACAGAAGTCATCGCAGGCAATGTGTCACTTTCTGCAGAAGCACACCAATGTAATGGCTGGTTCAAGTCACCAGAAGGGTCCATCTGCTCCGCAGCCTGCAAAGCCGGTGCTGCTTCAGCCCCAGCCTAAACCTGAGCCTGTGCTTCAGCATGGCCCCTGGATGGAAAATGCTACCCATTTCTGAAGTGCCAAGGTCCCCACCCCAGCTTGACGTTGGACTCTAAGCCTCAGAAGCTGTCCTGATCCAAACACTGAAAGGAAGAGGAGAGGGTCAATTCTCACCGAGGCCACAACTCCCTCAAAAAAAGCTTGTGCTCGCTCTCCATCCCTCTGCTTAACACTGAGTGATGGAAGTCCTCAAGTTGGTCCCATCCTTCTCATTCAGTATGCGCCCAAGCAAACTGTCGCTGTGATAGCAGACCCACATATTCAAAAGAGCATTTCTCCTCTCCTCATTACTACTAATGTCAGTTCCCCGCCCCCATTAGAAAAACTAGAATCACTTGCCATCTGGCTTCAGGCTTGGAAAGCATGCTAACCTTTCTGCAAGAGCTGTTGGCTAAGGGGGCGCACCCCTTCCACACTCAAAGTGTATGTGGTAGCCATTGTGGCGAATCATTCTCTCGTGGCTGTCCAATCAGTTGGCAGAATTGACTTGGTCGTtaagtttctgaggggagctcGGAGATTGAATCCACCTTGTCCTCATACTGTGCCTACTTGGGACTTATCTATAGGCCCCAGGGCCTAATGGGGTCCTCCCTTTGAGCCACTTCAGTCGGTTGGCCCTGTCACTTAAGACCGGCCTCCTTTCTATCATAGGTCAAGCGAGTGGGTGAACTGCAAGCATTGTCAGTCAGTACTTTctgtcttgagtttgggcctTGAGTAATGACTGTAGAGTTGTCCTCAAACCAAGACATGGCTATTTGCCAAAAGTGTTCACCACTGCATTTAGAGCACAAGTCATCACCCTTCTGGCACTCCCCAATTCAGATGGTGAGCAGGGTCCCAATCCACTCTGTCCAGTTCGGGTTCTTAGAGTTTATGTTGAGCTCCCTGGCCTGTTTAGGCATTCAAAGCAGCTCTTTGTGTGCTTCGGAGGCCACTCTAAAGGTCTGCCGGTTACGAAGCAGAAATCTTTTCTGGATAGTTGATAGTATAGCCTTGGCTTACACCTCAGCAGGCTTGTGGTACCTTAAAGgtgtgagggcccactccaccagAGGAATGATCTCCTTTTGGGCTTGGTCCAGCGGAATTTCTATTGGTGACATTTGTGCGGCCACTGGCTGGTCGTCACCATTTACCTTCACCAGGTTTTATAACTTGGACATCCCGGTGACTAACGTAACCTTGGTtgcctgagataagggaacgagcatTGCGTAGGCTGCTGTGCTATAAGGCTGCACACGAATCAATGACTGTCATTTCAGTCTAAAGATTCTGACGAAATGGCGCTTAGAGCCAACTTATTTAGAGGTCGGCTCCCCCCTTTTGGCATATTGAAGCCCCATTGGTTCATGCAGCTACacgaatatgaataaataatgacaaaacaacacattaaacATTATCTCAGCAAAAAAACTATCATATACAAAAAACCAAATCCCATACCTAAACAAAAACCAACCATATGTAATGCACAAAAGAGTTTTAAAGCaggtttgatttcttttttattatcagtcTGTATTTACAGCAATTTCACCGTTGACTCGGTTCAAATGTGGATGAAGGGCTACACGTAGATGTGTGCACACACTGCCAGAGCTGTGTGAGATCACTACCATGCTGCTTTTGTGGGGGGTAGgggtgttaaataaaaaaaaattgtcaaggtTTTGCAAGTATTACATACAGCAATCATAAAACAGTGTGttgacataaaaaaggaaatttacttttggtacttaagtacttttaaaagctagtacttctgtacttttacttaagtaaaaatctgtcttttcaactttcacttgtaatggagtaatatttgaccagcagtatctgttctttcactcaagtaatggaGTTGTGTACTTTGTCCTCCTCTGCCTGTAAGGTGTACAACATAAACACTGTGTCCAAGGAGGTGGAGCTGCCTGGTGGATTTTTTCTTGGTGCTGGTGCTGTTTCCTCCAAGACAGTTGGCATGAATGGAGAGGTCTGTATAGCTGTACTAAAAGAAGCAGCATGAagtttttacagatttaaatgtttagacctaatgaaatggaatgaaattgtaaaaaattaatgaatgcaaGAAAAGAAACTGATGTGAATTTGCAGTGGCAtcagtaaacaaacatttttatttgtaatgctaCATATGGTGATAAGTTTCTGTATAAAGTCCAAAACACTATCATATCAACCATATTAACCAAAAAAGTAATGTCactacaaaacatattttttcgtTTTAAATACACCGCTTTTTGGTTTAATGTGGAATTCAGTGGCGTTTATAACATTGTTTCTGTCCCGATTTCTCATAGTTAATGCCTCTGGTGCTGACAGAAGCTGAAGGAAGACCTGCAGTGAATGCCAGTTATTTTTCATCCATCAACCCAGTGGATGGAAAATGTCTGCTGGAGAAATACAGCAACAGGTTCCATGACTGTGATGTCGGCCTTCTTGCAAACCTTTATGCATGTGAGGGCAAACCTGGAAAGGTAAAAACCATGGGGACTTTGCTATTCATATCACACTGACAGAATTGCGGGACTATAATCCTAATACTGTGATGTATTTCCTTTGGTAATGGCCAAAAATGATGAAACGGTTATCAGGAGTGAGCTATTGATAATTATTACAGTACActtgaaatgcatttattgaatATTTGCGCTCTGCTGTTCATGtggatttttcaaatgtttttaaaaaaagtctcttgCTCGCCAAgaccgcatttatttgatgaaaaatacagtaaaaacaataatt encodes:
- the ca5h11orf54 gene encoding ester hydrolase C11orf54 homolog; this translates as MREPDRSIHTLKRMADTGKTEKFQLHVPELAELCQVLQSGLNKNFSDVKVSVTDCPDLTQEPFGFPVKGLCGKPRITDVGGVPYLIPLAQPNKVYNINTVSKEVELPGGFFLGAGAVSSKTVGMNGELMPLVLTEAEGRPAVNASYFSSINPVDGKCLLEKYSNRFHDCDVGLLANLYACEGKPGKVIEVRACRRTGEDSLVSCMRKTMEEHYGEKSVALGGTFVIQKGKAKIHIMPPEFSACPLNTNEDVNNWLRHFEISAPLIFQTVMVSRDPGLDLRVEHTHGFSHHGEGGHYYIDTTPNTVEYLGYFLPAEFIYRIDRPTETHNIGRD